The DNA region GGCCCACCAGGCCACGGTCGACCCGACCGCCTGAGCCGGGGAGCGGGGCCGGGCCGTGAAAAAGCGGATGAGGGGCCCCGTCCGGCCGGGGTACCTTTTCGGTATGTATTCGTTCTTCCAGATCTACGAGTGAGCCGGCGGTGGGCCCGATCGCCCGTCGCCCATCGATTCGACCCCTGAGCTCTCCGATCACCTCGGATCTCATTTCTCACCACGAATGGGAGAACCCCCGTGGCCAAGAGCCGCAACAACCTCCTCGGTGTGGGCGGACAGCGCAAGAAGCTGTCCCGCGCCGAACAGCAGGGCGCGGGCTCCGCGCGCAACGACGACCGCAAGGTGGCCGAGGACAAGAAGCAGGAGCTGGTGCGCAAGATGCGTGAGCGCGCCGCCGCCGCCGAGGCCGCACCGGAGCAGGACGCGCCGGCCGGGAGCTGACCTCCTCGCACCCGTACGACCGTGGGCCCGGATCAGTGTTCCGATCCGGGCCCACGCCGTCGCTCAGCCGACCACGCGCGGCAGCCGGAGGCTGAGCAGGGTCGTCAGCACGACGGCTGCCAGCTGCACCAGCAGCGTCACGATCAGTGCGTCCCGCATCCCCTGTGCCGACGCCAGGGAGAGGAACAGGGTCCCGAGCGTCGCGACGCCCAGCGCCAGGGCCGCCTGCTGCGTCGTCGTCATGACCCCGCCGCCCACCCCGGCGCGCTCGGCCGGTACGTCGGACAGCACGATGCGGAACAGGACGGGCAGTTGCAGCCCCTGCCCCAGGCCGGCGATCGCCACGCCCGGCAGC from Streptomyces sp. B1I3 includes:
- a CDS encoding DUF6243 family protein, whose amino-acid sequence is MAKSRNNLLGVGGQRKKLSRAEQQGAGSARNDDRKVAEDKKQELVRKMRERAAAAEAAPEQDAPAGS